GCTCCGGACACGTGAGCCGGCCCCGGAACTTTATATCGAAGCCATCCCGGCAGGCGACGATCATTTTCTCATAACCAGCCCAGAGCTTTACATGAAGCGACTGTTGGCAGCGGGCTATGAAAAAATTTTTCAGATCTCTCCTGTTTTTCGGTATGGCGAATACGGTCGCTATCACCATACCGAGTTCCTGATGCTGGAGTGGTACCGATTGGACGCCGATTATATCGATTTGCAGAATGACTGTCAGAACTTACTCCTGTCTATCTGCGAATTGGAAGGCGTTGCTACCGGTTGGAATTATCAGGGGCATTGGTTAGAAGTAAATGGAAAATGGCAGCGTTACACAGTCGGGGAAGCATTTCGCCTGTATGCCGGTTGGGAACCCGGCTCAGTTGTGGATCAGGATCGTTTTGATCTGGACCTGGTGGAAAAGATTGAAACTCAGCTGGGCTTTCCAACCCCATGCATCCTCATGGACTACCCGGCAAGTCAGGCAGCCTTGGCGCGTCTAAAAAGGGAGGATCCTTCCGTCGCCGAACGTTTTGAACTTTACTGGGCTGGTTTGGAACTGGCCAATGGCTTCAGTGAACTTACCAATGCAGATGAACAGCGCATGCGCTTTGAGAGCGCTTTAGAGATGCGCCGGGATCAAGGCTACTCCCCTTACCCTCTACCCGAACGTTTTCTCGAAAGTCTAGAACATCTTCCGCCTTGCGCCGGTATTGCCCTGGGAGTCGACCGTCTCATCATGCTCCTGGCAAATGCCCGCCATATAGACGAGATAGTAGCCTTTCCTCCCGGGTTTGAATGAATTTTTCTTCTTGTTCTTTTTATTAACCCCCATGACCGGATACCAGCCGTGAGCTTTTTTTTCATATAAACTACGGAAACACAGAGGGCACAGAGAAAGACTTACGAATGAAATCTCTGTGTCTCCGTGGTTCAGATAAGATCTAACAATGTCGAGGTAGTTCTCTACTCGAAATTGGTTTAATCTTATGGGCGTAATTTCCTTTTCTTCCCTCGTTGAGTCTGAAGCTAAATCATTGACTCCACAGGTATAGTGTGCTACGGGAACACAATCCTATTTTGTTGTTTTCAATAATATTTTTTTACCGCCAGTGCTGCAAGGATAATCATGAGTTCTCTAAGAATCCCCGTCTTTCTTCTCCTGGCCATTTTCTCTTTTTATGGCTGCACTCATTTGGAAACCCGGTCAAACTTTATGGCAGGGCAAGCCCATTTAACCCTACCAAGTGAATCCCTCACACGAGCCGGAATATATTATGATTATCTTGCAGCGCAACGTTACTTGAAAGACAAACAAGTGGATGAAGCCACTCAAGCTTACAGTGATGCAGTAGAAAAGGATCCCCGTTCTCCCGTTTTGCTGACCGAACTGGCTTCTCTTTATGTTCGCCAGGGAAACATCGAACTGGCCCTCCAATTAATAGAAGAAGCCACGACCTACGACCTCAAGTATGAGCCCGCCTATATGCTTCAGGGCCAGCTCTATGCCGGTATTGGAAACAATGCAAAAGCAATAGCGGCTTATAAGCGTGTCATCGAACTCAACCCGTCCAACGAGGATGCCTATCTTTTATTGGGAGCCCTTTATGCGCAGGAAGGACGTTTTTCCGAAGCAGTCGAAACATTTGACCATCTGAGAACGCTTCTCCCCGACAATCCTGCCGCAATTTATTACAAGGCGCGTGTTTTCCTGGACATGAAGTTCTACAAGCAAGCGGAAAGTGTATACAAGGAAATTCTCTCGATGGATCCGGCTTTTGAGAGTGCCCTTCTGGATCTTGCTTATATCTACGAAGTGACCGACCGGCCCGGTGCTGCCGAAAAAACATACAAAAAAGCTCTCGCATTTGATGCGACAAGTGTGCAAGCTCGAACACGGCTTGGGAACCTCTACATGCGACAAAACAAGCTCGACAAGGCTTTGGAAGAATTTGAACAGATACTGTCTCTTAATTCTAAAGACTTGGAGACGCGCCTCAAGGTCGGTCTGATTCAGCTCCAACAAAAAAGGTATGACGAAGCGATTCGATCCTTCAGCTATCTCCTGGCCGAAGAACCGCAGTATGACCAGGCTCTTTACTATCTCGCTTCTACTTACCAGGAAAAAGTGGATTTTGTGCAGGCGATCCAATATTTTAAAACGATACCTCCGGACAGCCCGCTCTGGGCGACCGCTCAAATCCGGATAGCCCTGCTTTATGCCAAACAGAACGACTATGCCAAGAGTATAGAGATCATTCAAAGCGCCATCGAAAAACAGCCGGACTCGTCTGAACTTTATCTGTACCTGGCGGTTATTTACGAAGAGCAAAATAAGTATGAGAACGCCATCAAGGTACTGGACAAAGGGCTTGAGAAAACGGGTCAGGATGTTGACTTGCTTTTTCGCAAAGGTGTGCTCTTGGACAAGATTGGAAGGAAGGAAGAGGCCGTTAAAGTGATGCAGACGATACTCTCGATCGAACCCCAAAACCCCAATGCGCTCAACTATGTCGGCTACACCTACGCAGAGATGGGCATTCGGCTTTTGGAAGCCAAACAAATGATCAAAACCGCGCTGGAACTGCAGCCTGATGACGGTTATATTATGGACAGTATGGCATGGGTTTATCATAAACTGGGACAAAATAAGAAAGCACTGGAAATCATACTGCAGGCCGTGAAACGGGTTCCAACGGACCCTGTGATCCATGAACACCTTGGAGATATTTACATGAGCCTGGGCAGAAAGCAGAAGGCTCTTCAGGCTTATTTGAAAGCTCTTGAGCTGGGCCATACCGAACCCGACAAGATCAAAGAAAAGATGAAGCACATCCAATGATAAGACCGGTGAAAAAATTTTTTCTGTGGGCAGTGGTTGCCGTGCTGCT
This region of Desulforhabdus amnigena genomic DNA includes:
- a CDS encoding tetratricopeptide repeat protein; translated protein: MSSLRIPVFLLLAIFSFYGCTHLETRSNFMAGQAHLTLPSESLTRAGIYYDYLAAQRYLKDKQVDEATQAYSDAVEKDPRSPVLLTELASLYVRQGNIELALQLIEEATTYDLKYEPAYMLQGQLYAGIGNNAKAIAAYKRVIELNPSNEDAYLLLGALYAQEGRFSEAVETFDHLRTLLPDNPAAIYYKARVFLDMKFYKQAESVYKEILSMDPAFESALLDLAYIYEVTDRPGAAEKTYKKALAFDATSVQARTRLGNLYMRQNKLDKALEEFEQILSLNSKDLETRLKVGLIQLQQKRYDEAIRSFSYLLAEEPQYDQALYYLASTYQEKVDFVQAIQYFKTIPPDSPLWATAQIRIALLYAKQNDYAKSIEIIQSAIEKQPDSSELYLYLAVIYEEQNKYENAIKVLDKGLEKTGQDVDLLFRKGVLLDKIGRKEEAVKVMQTILSIEPQNPNALNYVGYTYAEMGIRLLEAKQMIKTALELQPDDGYIMDSMAWVYHKLGQNKKALEIILQAVKRVPTDPVIHEHLGDIYMSLGRKQKALQAYLKALELGHTEPDKIKEKMKHIQ
- the epmA gene encoding EF-P lysine aminoacylase EpmA encodes the protein MSEREILAAKRPRMELRCRILQAIRSFFLDAGFLEVQTPLRTREPAPELYIEAIPAGDDHFLITSPELYMKRLLAAGYEKIFQISPVFRYGEYGRYHHTEFLMLEWYRLDADYIDLQNDCQNLLLSICELEGVATGWNYQGHWLEVNGKWQRYTVGEAFRLYAGWEPGSVVDQDRFDLDLVEKIETQLGFPTPCILMDYPASQAALARLKREDPSVAERFELYWAGLELANGFSELTNADEQRMRFESALEMRRDQGYSPYPLPERFLESLEHLPPCAGIALGVDRLIMLLANARHIDEIVAFPPGFE